The following coding sequences are from one Tolumonas lignilytica window:
- a CDS encoding sucrose-6-phosphate hydrolase, whose amino-acid sequence MSEVSLLKQLARSLMTGQLIAATDPYRLHWHLAPVVGLMNDPNGFIQSHDRYHLFYQWNPLACRHGAKWWGHVSSDDLVHWRHEPVALLPSEEYEVNGCYSGSAVLNDGKITLIYTGNVKYANGSRTAYQCVATEKSDGTYEKQGPVILLPEGYTGHVRDPKVWQHDGMWYMVLAAQSLNLKGKVLLYRSADLQQWELRGEIAGTHLNGLKEFGYMWECPDLFAMGDQDVLLCCPQGLAAEKYQYLNLYQCGYFVGKLDYEQTRFPHGEFHELDLGFEFYAPQTTQTADGRRLLFGWLGLPDDNELAQPTVQYGWVDCMTCPRELTLRNGILCQQPVKELQQLRQGNGVVWQGVADDAPELTALSAELMLNVDAPFSLSLRDNAWLNWDGNCLTLTRRNWRTEELETRYWFGALRSLQLLLDSSSLELFINDGEACMTARYFPDPQKQTLRFSGQGTLSIHHWLLSACVIE is encoded by the coding sequence ATGTCTGAAGTTTCTTTACTGAAACAACTGGCCCGGTCTTTAATGACCGGGCAACTTATTGCCGCGACAGACCCTTACCGTCTGCACTGGCATCTTGCCCCAGTCGTTGGCTTGATGAATGATCCGAACGGATTTATCCAGTCGCATGATCGTTATCACCTGTTTTATCAATGGAACCCGCTCGCCTGTCGTCACGGGGCCAAATGGTGGGGCCATGTCAGTTCTGACGATTTAGTCCATTGGCGTCATGAGCCGGTCGCATTGCTGCCGAGTGAAGAATACGAGGTCAATGGCTGCTATTCCGGTTCCGCCGTTTTGAATGACGGTAAAATCACCCTGATTTATACCGGGAATGTTAAATACGCCAATGGCTCCCGTACGGCTTATCAATGTGTGGCAACAGAAAAAAGCGATGGTACCTATGAAAAACAAGGGCCCGTCATTCTGTTACCGGAAGGCTACACTGGCCATGTCCGTGATCCGAAAGTCTGGCAGCACGATGGCATGTGGTACATGGTGTTGGCAGCCCAGTCGCTCAATTTGAAAGGCAAGGTTCTGCTATACCGTTCTGCTGATCTACAGCAATGGGAATTACGCGGTGAAATTGCCGGCACACATCTGAATGGTCTGAAAGAATTTGGCTATATGTGGGAGTGCCCGGATCTGTTTGCGATGGGCGATCAGGATGTCTTACTCTGCTGTCCTCAGGGCCTCGCGGCGGAAAAATATCAATATCTGAATTTGTACCAATGCGGCTACTTCGTCGGTAAGCTCGATTATGAACAAACCCGTTTTCCGCATGGGGAATTCCATGAGTTGGATCTCGGCTTTGAGTTTTATGCGCCGCAAACCACACAAACAGCCGATGGTCGCAGACTGTTATTTGGCTGGCTCGGTCTGCCGGATGATAACGAACTGGCGCAACCTACCGTCCAATATGGCTGGGTGGATTGCATGACTTGCCCGCGGGAACTCACACTGCGTAATGGCATTCTCTGCCAACAACCGGTCAAAGAGTTGCAGCAACTCCGGCAAGGAAATGGCGTGGTCTGGCAAGGTGTGGCGGATGATGCACCAGAGCTCACCGCACTCAGTGCCGAACTGATGCTGAACGTAGATGCCCCTTTCTCGCTGTCATTGCGTGATAATGCCTGGTTGAACTGGGATGGCAACTGCCTGACACTGACTCGCCGTAACTGGCGTACGGAAGAGCTGGAAACCCGGTACTGGTTCGGTGCACTGCGATCGTTACAACTGTTGCTGGATAGTTCCTCACTGGAATTATTTATCAACGATGGCGAAGCCTGTATGACGGCGCGTTATTTCCCCGATCCACAAAAGCAGACTTTGCGTTTTAGTGGTCAGGGCACCCTCTCAATTCACCACTGGTTGTTGTCCGCATGCGTGATAGAATAA
- a CDS encoding sucrose-specific PTS transporter subunit IIBC, with protein MNVTSVANELIPLLGGKENIVSAAHCATRLRLVLQDDAKINKSALEQVDGVKGCFSNAGQIQIIFGTGIVNKVYAAFIDVAGISQASESDVKKLATQKLNVVQRVARTLSNIFVPIIPAIVASGLLMGTLGLVRTYGWANPDSAIFIMLDMFSSAAFIILPVLIGFTAAREFGGNPYLGATLGGILTHPALTNAWTVGAGFKTMNFMGIDVAMIGYQGTVFPVLIAVWFMSHLEKQLRRVIPDALDIILTPFLTVVITGFVSLLFIGPAGRGLGHGITYVLTTLYEHAGWLAGLLFGGTYSAIVITGIHHSFHAIELGLLADKSVGVNFLLPIWAMANVAQGGACLAVYFKTKDARVKSVAIPSALSCLLGITEAAIFGINLRFVKPFLAALAGGALGGAWVVASKVGMTAVGLTGIPGIAIVQSSSVLNYLIGMVIAFGAAFAIATVLRYNTDSE; from the coding sequence ATGAATGTAACTTCTGTAGCAAATGAGCTGATCCCATTACTGGGTGGCAAAGAGAATATCGTCAGTGCGGCCCACTGCGCAACCCGTTTGCGCCTGGTTTTGCAAGATGATGCAAAAATAAATAAAAGTGCCCTGGAACAAGTTGACGGGGTAAAAGGTTGTTTCAGTAATGCGGGGCAAATACAGATCATTTTTGGTACTGGCATTGTCAACAAGGTGTATGCCGCATTTATTGATGTTGCCGGTATCAGCCAAGCCAGTGAAAGTGATGTTAAAAAACTGGCGACCCAAAAACTGAATGTTGTGCAGCGCGTTGCACGTACATTATCCAATATTTTTGTGCCTATCATTCCAGCCATCGTGGCATCTGGTTTGTTGATGGGTACCTTGGGTCTGGTGCGTACTTACGGTTGGGCTAACCCGGACAGCGCGATTTTCATCATGCTGGACATGTTCAGTTCTGCTGCCTTTATCATTCTGCCTGTGCTGATCGGTTTCACTGCCGCTCGTGAATTTGGTGGTAACCCTTATCTGGGGGCGACACTGGGTGGGATCTTAACCCATCCGGCACTGACCAATGCCTGGACCGTTGGGGCTGGCTTCAAAACCATGAACTTCATGGGGATCGATGTGGCCATGATCGGTTATCAGGGTACCGTATTCCCGGTACTGATCGCGGTCTGGTTCATGAGCCATCTGGAAAAACAATTGCGTCGCGTTATTCCTGATGCACTGGACATCATCCTGACACCGTTCCTGACTGTTGTGATCACCGGTTTTGTGTCACTGCTGTTCATCGGCCCAGCGGGTCGTGGTTTAGGTCATGGCATCACGTATGTGCTGACCACCCTGTATGAACACGCTGGCTGGTTAGCAGGTCTGCTGTTCGGCGGTACTTACTCTGCCATCGTGATCACCGGTATCCATCACAGTTTCCATGCCATCGAACTGGGTCTGCTGGCTGATAAGAGCGTCGGCGTGAACTTCCTGCTGCCTATCTGGGCCATGGCTAACGTTGCTCAGGGTGGTGCATGTCTGGCGGTTTACTTCAAAACCAAAGATGCCCGTGTTAAATCAGTTGCCATCCCATCTGCGTTGTCATGTCTGCTGGGGATCACTGAAGCCGCTATCTTCGGTATCAACCTGCGTTTCGTTAAACCGTTTCTGGCTGCGCTGGCCGGTGGTGCACTGGGTGGTGCCTGGGTTGTCGCCAGCAAAGTCGGTATGACCGCTGTAGGTCTGACAGGTATCCCTGGTATTGCCATCGTACAATCCAGCTCTGTACTGAACTATCTGATTGGTATGGTGATTGCTTTCGGTGCCGCCTTCGCTATCGCTACTGTATTGCGTTACAACACGGACTCTGAATAA
- a CDS encoding aminoimidazole riboside kinase → MTNRVWVLGDAVVDLIPDGEQHYLKCPGGAPANVAVGVARLGGNSAFIGRVGTDPFGKFLSSVLQKEQVCVSQLHFDPTHHTSTVLVDLDDQGERSFTFLVQPSADLMLQNEDLPEFATGEWLHFCSIALLQEPSRSACRTAIDKIHQAGGLFSFDPNIRLDLWTDEQTLKVQLHRVLQYADMVKLSIEELAFLTGSSDLEVGVRQLQSTFSIPLILVTLGADGVFVTYQNESWLQASAKVQVVDTTGAGDAFVSGMLAGLAACGTSQWPDRERLQQIIKQAQICGALATTARGAMTALPTMQQVAKMLS, encoded by the coding sequence ATGACAAATCGGGTTTGGGTTTTAGGTGATGCTGTGGTTGATCTGATTCCTGATGGAGAACAGCATTATTTGAAATGTCCCGGTGGTGCTCCTGCCAATGTCGCTGTTGGTGTCGCCCGTCTCGGTGGCAACAGTGCCTTTATTGGCCGGGTGGGTACCGACCCATTTGGTAAATTCCTGTCTTCTGTTTTACAAAAAGAGCAGGTCTGTGTCTCACAGCTGCATTTTGATCCAACCCATCACACATCAACGGTGTTGGTCGATTTGGATGATCAGGGAGAACGCAGTTTCACGTTCTTAGTTCAGCCCAGTGCTGACCTGATGTTACAGAATGAAGACCTGCCCGAGTTTGCGACCGGCGAATGGCTGCATTTCTGTTCCATCGCCTTGCTGCAGGAACCCAGCCGTTCCGCTTGTCGCACTGCGATTGACAAGATCCATCAGGCGGGTGGGTTGTTTAGTTTTGATCCCAATATTCGTCTGGATTTGTGGACGGATGAACAGACATTGAAAGTGCAGTTACACCGGGTATTGCAATATGCCGATATGGTGAAACTGTCGATTGAGGAGTTGGCTTTTCTGACCGGTAGTTCAGATCTTGAAGTGGGGGTGCGTCAGCTACAGTCCACCTTCTCCATTCCACTCATCTTAGTTACCCTGGGTGCAGATGGTGTATTTGTCACATACCAGAACGAATCATGGCTACAAGCATCAGCCAAAGTCCAAGTTGTAGACACCACAGGGGCAGGTGATGCGTTCGTATCGGGTATGTTAGCCGGATTGGCGGCCTGTGGCACAAGCCAGTGGCCAGATCGCGAACGGTTGCAGCAGATTATTAAACAAGCACAAATTTGTGGTGCACTGGCAACGACCGCCCGAGGAGCAATGACCGCATTGCCCACGATGCAACAAGTTGCAAAAATGCTGAGTTGA
- a CDS encoding ABC transporter ATP-binding protein: protein MLAIDIQQLRKTYQGGVEALKGIDLAVDEGDFYALLGPNGAGKSTTIGIISSLVNKTSGSVRVFGYDIDTHLEEAKSQIGLVPQEFNFSQFEKVEQIVVQQAGFYGVPRKVAEARAEKYLKELDLWEKRDKQARTLSGGMKRRLMIARALMHQPRLLILDEPTAGVDIEIRRSMWSFLKNLNAEGVTIILTTHYLEEAEMLCRNIGIIDQGRIVENTSMRHLLSKLQVETFYLDLDRSAASVQLKGFKSHPVGEQSLEVEIQKSDGLNGVFEQLNQQQVKVLSMRNKANRLEELFVSLVEKGRQA, encoded by the coding sequence ATGCTTGCTATTGATATTCAGCAGTTACGCAAAACCTATCAGGGTGGTGTCGAGGCCCTGAAAGGGATCGATCTCGCGGTAGATGAAGGTGATTTTTATGCCTTGCTCGGGCCTAATGGCGCAGGTAAATCCACCACAATCGGTATCATCAGTTCATTGGTCAACAAAACGTCCGGTTCAGTCCGCGTATTTGGTTATGACATCGATACTCACCTGGAAGAAGCCAAATCCCAGATTGGGCTAGTTCCGCAGGAATTTAATTTCAGCCAGTTCGAGAAAGTGGAACAAATCGTGGTGCAGCAGGCGGGGTTCTACGGTGTCCCACGCAAAGTAGCGGAAGCCCGCGCGGAAAAATATCTGAAAGAACTGGATCTGTGGGAAAAACGCGATAAACAGGCCCGGACACTGTCTGGCGGGATGAAACGTCGCCTGATGATTGCCCGAGCGTTGATGCACCAACCCAGACTGTTGATTCTGGATGAACCAACGGCGGGTGTAGATATTGAAATCCGCCGCTCCATGTGGTCATTTCTGAAAAATTTAAATGCAGAAGGCGTCACCATCATTCTGACGACACATTATCTGGAAGAAGCAGAAATGCTTTGTCGGAATATCGGCATCATCGATCAGGGGCGAATTGTTGAAAATACGAGTATGCGCCATTTATTGAGCAAGCTGCAGGTCGAAACCTTCTATTTGGATTTGGATCGTTCTGCGGCCAGCGTGCAATTGAAGGGTTTTAAATCACATCCGGTTGGTGAACAGTCGCTGGAAGTGGAAATTCAGAAAAGTGATGGCTTGAATGGTGTCTTTGAACAGCTGAATCAGCAGCAGGTGAAAGTATTGAGCATGCGTAACAAAGCGAACCGTTTAGAAGAGTTGTTTGTTTCATTAGTAGAGAAAGGACGTCAGGCATGA
- a CDS encoding ABC transporter permease, whose amino-acid sequence MNRTVYWIAFQSLVRKEINRFTRIWVQTLVPPAITMTLYFVIFGNLIGSRIGAMHGVSYMQFIVPGLIMMSVITNSYSNVSSSFYSAKFQRNIEELLVAPVPNYLIIWGFVAGGVARGLCVGAIVTAVSLFFVPLQVHDPISVFFMLVLTATLFSLGGLLNAIFAKSFDDISIIPTFVLTPLTYLGGVFYSIELLPPFWQAASHVNPIIYMINGFRYGFIGISDVPMWMSYSVVSLFIVVLYAVCWHLVKKGTGLRH is encoded by the coding sequence ATGAATCGCACCGTCTATTGGATTGCATTCCAGAGTTTGGTCCGGAAGGAGATCAATCGTTTTACTCGGATCTGGGTACAAACGCTGGTGCCTCCCGCTATCACCATGACACTTTATTTTGTCATCTTCGGTAATCTGATTGGTAGTCGGATTGGCGCGATGCATGGCGTCAGCTATATGCAATTTATTGTGCCGGGCCTGATCATGATGTCGGTGATCACGAACTCCTATTCCAATGTGTCATCGTCATTTTACAGTGCCAAGTTCCAGCGCAATATCGAAGAGCTGCTGGTGGCACCGGTACCAAATTATCTGATCATCTGGGGCTTTGTTGCTGGTGGTGTGGCCCGCGGATTATGTGTTGGCGCTATTGTCACGGCCGTTTCGCTCTTTTTTGTGCCGTTGCAGGTGCATGATCCGATCAGCGTGTTCTTTATGCTGGTATTAACTGCGACGCTGTTTTCGTTAGGTGGGTTATTGAATGCCATTTTTGCGAAAAGCTTTGATGACATCAGTATTATTCCAACGTTTGTTCTGACACCGCTGACCTATCTGGGCGGGGTGTTTTACTCGATCGAATTGTTACCACCGTTCTGGCAGGCGGCTTCGCATGTTAATCCGATCATCTATATGATTAACGGCTTTCGCTATGGTTTTATCGGTATTTCAGATGTACCGATGTGGATGTCTTATTCGGTGGTCTCATTGTTTATCGTGGTGTTGTATGCCGTATGCTGGCATTTGGTGAAGAAAGGCACCGGACTGCGTCACTAA
- a CDS encoding ribose-phosphate pyrophosphokinase → MPDMKLFAGNATPELAQKIADRLFTKLGSASVGRFSDGEISVQINENVRGGDVFIIQSTCAPTNDNLMELIVMVDAMRRASAGRITAVIPYFGYARQDRRVRSSRVPITAKVVADFLSSVGVDRVLTVDLHAEQIQGFFDVPVDNVFGSPVLLEDMKARNLEDPVVVSPDIGGVVRARAIAKLLDDTDIAIIDKRRPRANVSQVMHLIGDVANRDCIIVDDMIDTGGTLCKAAEALKDRGAKRVFAYATHPVFSGLAAKNIAESKIDEVIITDSIPLTDEIKAVGKVKQLTLAPMLAEAIRRISNEESISAMFEH, encoded by the coding sequence GTGCCTGACATGAAGCTGTTTGCCGGTAACGCCACACCGGAACTAGCGCAAAAGATTGCCGACCGTCTCTTCACTAAACTTGGAAGCGCATCTGTTGGTCGCTTCAGTGATGGAGAAATCAGCGTACAAATCAACGAAAATGTACGTGGTGGTGATGTATTCATCATTCAATCCACCTGTGCACCAACCAATGACAATCTGATGGAACTGATTGTAATGGTTGATGCGATGCGTCGTGCATCCGCAGGTCGTATTACTGCAGTAATCCCATACTTTGGTTATGCCCGTCAGGATCGTCGTGTACGTTCTTCACGTGTACCTATCACCGCTAAAGTAGTGGCTGATTTCCTGTCCAGCGTGGGTGTTGACCGCGTTCTGACTGTTGATCTGCACGCTGAGCAGATCCAGGGTTTCTTCGATGTACCGGTTGATAACGTATTTGGTAGCCCGGTTCTGCTGGAAGACATGAAAGCCCGTAATCTGGAAGATCCTGTTGTCGTTTCTCCGGATATCGGTGGTGTTGTTCGTGCCCGCGCTATCGCGAAATTACTGGATGATACTGATATCGCTATCATTGATAAACGTCGTCCACGCGCCAACGTTTCTCAGGTTATGCATCTGATCGGTGACGTTGCCAACCGCGACTGCATCATCGTTGATGACATGATCGATACCGGTGGTACGCTGTGTAAAGCCGCCGAAGCACTGAAAGATCGTGGTGCTAAACGCGTATTCGCTTATGCAACTCACCCTGTTTTCTCTGGTCTGGCAGCGAAAAACATCGCCGAATCAAAAATTGATGAAGTGATCATCACTGACTCAATTCCGCTGACCGATGAAATCAAGGCTGTTGGTAAAGTGAAGCAACTGACGCTGGCACCTATGCTGGCTGAAGCGATCCGCCGTATCAGCAATGAAGAATCTATCTCTGCCATGTTTGAACATTGA
- the ispE gene encoding 4-(cytidine 5'-diphospho)-2-C-methyl-D-erythritol kinase: MLTTENIAWPAPAKLNLFLHINGRRDDGYHELQTLFIFLDHCDWLTFHLNDSNQIDITPALADVPMEQNLIYRAAQLLKQHSEQPLGVTITLDKHLPMGGGIGGGSSDAATTLVALNHLWKINLSVDELAELGRQLGADVPVFVRGHAAFAEGVGERLQPVEIDKKWYVVLVPACHVSTADVFRHKDLKRDTPKQTWDELAHGNWHNDCEPLVKKNYPEVEKALRWLIEYAPSRMTGTGACVFAEFEHEHEARALLARMPTWLQGFVARGENLSPLYVTLQQVYARND; this comes from the coding sequence ATGCTAACGACGGAAAACATTGCCTGGCCGGCGCCCGCCAAATTAAACCTGTTCCTGCATATCAACGGGCGGCGGGATGATGGTTATCACGAATTGCAGACTCTGTTTATCTTTCTTGATCACTGTGACTGGCTCACCTTTCATCTCAATGACAGTAATCAAATCGATATCACACCCGCTCTGGCTGATGTGCCGATGGAACAAAACCTCATCTACAGAGCCGCACAACTGCTGAAACAACATTCAGAGCAACCGTTAGGTGTCACCATTACCTTGGATAAACACCTCCCAATGGGCGGTGGCATCGGTGGAGGTTCTTCTGATGCAGCAACGACACTGGTGGCACTCAATCATCTCTGGAAAATAAATCTTTCCGTGGATGAGCTTGCCGAGCTGGGTCGCCAGCTCGGTGCCGATGTTCCCGTATTTGTTCGCGGGCATGCCGCCTTTGCAGAAGGTGTTGGCGAACGTCTGCAACCTGTTGAAATAGATAAAAAATGGTATGTGGTTTTGGTGCCAGCATGCCATGTTTCAACTGCCGATGTCTTTCGCCACAAAGATCTCAAACGGGACACACCCAAGCAAACCTGGGATGAATTGGCACACGGAAATTGGCACAATGACTGCGAACCGCTGGTGAAAAAGAATTACCCCGAGGTTGAAAAGGCATTACGCTGGTTGATAGAATACGCGCCGTCAAGAATGACCGGCACTGGTGCTTGTGTTTTTGCAGAATTTGAACACGAACATGAGGCTCGTGCGCTCTTGGCGAGGATGCCGACATGGTTACAAGGTTTTGTAGCCAGAGGGGAAAACTTATCACCCCTCTATGTCACTTTGCAACAGGTTTATGCTCGAAATGACTAA
- the lolB gene encoding lipoprotein insertase outer membrane protein LolB, which yields MKPLQHLTLLFCLLILAACSSHQPQPDNTNWRQQREKLKTVTHWTISGKLAIITADKKGSARIQWQQDGDDYHLNLTSLLGTRVMEMRKTGNQVLIIDDKGREYRGSDAEYLVYRLTGWQMPIHELPIWIKGLPDDTDYELNPNGQVTRLKTTNWQLQYQSYQPVDGWMMPEKITFKGKQTELRLVISEWDLTK from the coding sequence GTGAAACCATTACAACACCTAACATTACTTTTTTGTTTACTGATCCTTGCCGCCTGTAGCTCTCATCAGCCACAACCAGACAATACCAACTGGCGTCAACAACGCGAAAAACTGAAAACTGTTACACATTGGACCATTTCCGGCAAACTCGCCATCATCACTGCAGACAAAAAAGGTTCTGCTCGCATTCAATGGCAACAAGATGGTGATGATTATCATCTCAATCTGACCAGTTTGCTGGGCACGCGCGTGATGGAAATGCGCAAAACTGGCAATCAGGTGCTGATTATCGATGATAAGGGCCGGGAATATCGCGGCTCTGATGCCGAATATCTGGTGTACCGCCTGACCGGCTGGCAAATGCCCATCCACGAACTGCCTATTTGGATCAAAGGCCTACCCGATGATACCGATTATGAGCTGAATCCTAATGGTCAGGTAACCCGACTGAAGACCACAAACTGGCAATTGCAGTATCAGAGTTATCAACCCGTTGACGGCTGGATGATGCCAGAAAAAATCACCTTTAAAGGTAAACAGACTGAGTTACGACTCGTGATCAGTGAATGGGACTTAACAAAATAA
- the hemA gene encoding glutamyl-tRNA reductase gives MHHLFVLGVNHKTASLSLRERVAFGPERIDEALTALTSVPGVKEGVILSTCNRTELYCAVDSGASEEVALWLSHFQRLTEDELQPALYQLQDGEAVRHLMRVAAGLDSLVLGEPQILGQVKQALDTATKQGSVKGLLNRLFQRTFSVAKRVRTETEIGAYGVSVAYVAVTLARQIFGELSQVKVLLIGAGETIELVGQHLHGQSVSQMTVANRTLLRAQAIAGAWQAEVITLNEIPQVLPDVDLVISSTASPLPILGKGMVERALKQRRNKPMLLIDIAVPRDIEEEVGELSDAYLYTVDDLQNIVAENQRHREHAARQAEQIVQDEREQFMNWFRSLSAKTQVRSYRQQSDAIRQEQLLLALRKLEQGGNPAEVLTELSERLTNKLIHAPTEALRQAGEASDKTALLLLSQALRLDE, from the coding sequence ATGCATCATCTGTTTGTGCTGGGGGTAAACCATAAAACGGCGTCATTGTCATTGCGTGAACGGGTCGCTTTCGGACCTGAACGGATTGATGAAGCTTTGACGGCGTTAACATCGGTACCCGGCGTCAAGGAAGGGGTGATTCTTTCCACTTGTAACCGAACCGAACTTTACTGTGCTGTAGATAGCGGCGCCAGTGAAGAGGTTGCGTTATGGTTATCGCATTTTCAACGTTTAACGGAAGATGAACTGCAACCCGCACTGTATCAATTACAGGATGGGGAAGCCGTTCGTCATCTGATGCGGGTCGCCGCCGGACTGGACTCCCTGGTCTTGGGGGAGCCTCAAATTCTGGGGCAAGTGAAACAAGCATTGGATACGGCCACTAAGCAGGGGTCGGTTAAGGGATTACTGAATCGCCTGTTTCAGCGCACCTTTAGTGTTGCCAAGCGAGTTCGCACAGAAACTGAGATCGGTGCTTATGGTGTTTCGGTTGCCTATGTTGCTGTCACACTGGCCCGACAGATTTTTGGTGAACTTTCGCAGGTTAAGGTGTTGTTGATCGGGGCTGGTGAAACGATCGAATTGGTTGGTCAGCATTTGCATGGTCAATCGGTTTCACAAATGACCGTGGCCAACCGGACGTTATTGCGCGCTCAGGCGATAGCCGGAGCCTGGCAAGCGGAGGTGATCACCTTAAACGAGATCCCTCAGGTGCTGCCGGATGTTGATCTGGTTATTAGTTCGACGGCAAGCCCATTACCAATCCTTGGTAAAGGCATGGTTGAGCGTGCATTGAAACAACGCCGCAATAAACCCATGTTGCTGATTGATATTGCTGTGCCCCGTGACATTGAAGAAGAGGTCGGTGAGCTTTCTGACGCCTATCTTTATACCGTGGATGATTTGCAAAATATTGTCGCGGAAAACCAGCGGCATCGGGAACATGCGGCCCGTCAGGCGGAACAGATTGTTCAGGATGAACGGGAACAATTTATGAATTGGTTCCGTAGCTTGTCAGCTAAGACCCAAGTGCGAAGTTATCGGCAACAATCTGACGCGATCCGTCAGGAGCAATTATTGCTGGCCTTACGTAAACTGGAACAGGGTGGCAATCCGGCTGAGGTATTGACGGAGCTCAGTGAACGATTAACCAACAAGCTTATCCACGCACCGACAGAAGCGCTGCGTCAGGCGGGTGAAGCGAGTGACAAAACCGCCTTGTTATTGTTAAGCCAGGCATTAAGACTGGATGAGTAA
- the prfA gene encoding peptide chain release factor 1 codes for MKETVIRKLEGLMERYEEVQALLGEPDVVSDQDKFRSLTKEYAQLGEVVAGFRRYQQTEADLQAIEEMLAGDDAEMKAMAQEEYADAKQMIEQVEAELQVLLLPKDPKDDSNCFLEIRAGAGGDEAAIFAGDLFRMYSKYSERRGWRMEIMSTSDGEHGGYKEIIVRMEGDSVYGVMKFESGGHRVQRVPETESQGRVHTSACTVMVLPEIPEKEIPEINPADLRIDTFRASGAGGQHINKTDSAIRITHIPTGTVVECQDERSQHKNKARAMSVLAARLAQQEEDKRRAEADSTRRSILSTGDRSDRIRTYNYPQGRVSDHRINLTLYRLNEVMEGDLDSLLKPLLQEYQADQLAALSENN; via the coding sequence ATGAAAGAAACAGTGATCAGAAAACTGGAAGGTCTGATGGAGCGCTATGAAGAGGTTCAGGCGTTACTGGGTGAACCGGATGTGGTCTCCGATCAGGATAAATTCCGTAGTCTGACCAAGGAATATGCGCAACTGGGCGAAGTTGTTGCAGGGTTCCGTCGTTACCAGCAAACAGAAGCCGATCTGCAGGCCATCGAAGAGATGTTGGCGGGTGACGATGCTGAAATGAAAGCCATGGCGCAGGAAGAGTATGCGGATGCCAAGCAAATGATCGAGCAAGTGGAAGCAGAATTGCAGGTCTTGTTGCTGCCGAAAGATCCGAAAGATGACAGTAACTGCTTCCTGGAAATTCGTGCCGGTGCCGGTGGTGATGAAGCGGCCATCTTTGCGGGTGATCTGTTTCGTATGTATTCCAAGTATTCCGAACGTCGCGGCTGGCGCATGGAAATCATGAGCACCAGCGATGGCGAACATGGTGGTTATAAAGAGATCATCGTCCGCATGGAAGGTGACAGCGTGTATGGCGTGATGAAATTTGAATCCGGCGGTCATCGTGTGCAACGTGTGCCGGAAACCGAATCTCAGGGCCGTGTGCATACTTCGGCCTGTACCGTGATGGTGCTGCCGGAAATCCCGGAAAAAGAGATCCCGGAAATCAACCCGGCCGATCTGCGTATTGATACCTTCCGTGCTTCCGGTGCCGGTGGTCAGCACATCAATAAAACTGATTCGGCGATTCGCATTACCCACATTCCTACCGGAACCGTGGTGGAATGTCAGGATGAACGTTCACAACATAAAAACAAAGCCCGTGCGATGTCTGTGCTGGCGGCCCGTCTGGCTCAGCAGGAAGAAGACAAGCGTCGTGCCGAAGCGGATTCCACCCGCCGCAGTATTCTGAGTACCGGTGATCGTTCAGACCGTATCCGTACTTATAACTACCCGCAGGGACGTGTCAGCGACCATCGTATCAATCTGACGTTATACCGTCTGAATGAGGTCATGGAAGGCGATTTGGACAGCCTGTTGAAACCGTTGTTGCAGGAATATCAGGCGGATCAGTTGGCCGCATTATCAGAGAATAACTAA